The Shewanella sp. NFH-SH190041 genome has a window encoding:
- a CDS encoding DeoR family transcriptional regulator, whose product MKEHDKLALRLAIILTRLLRGQKLKLIELCQEFNVSERTLQRDFNTRRGYLPLERQGNHYWLSADYLPRPSNTSAQQVMKQMGMDKLLPTTEVEGRLPNSALLFKASEQQLDPVLTRKLIQAISQQQALMLNVANVMMEVEPYKLVFEQAQWYLAASWQRKLQSVKAGQTQGIETAAARLVYAYFESKVFLISPELYRKATK is encoded by the coding sequence ATGAAAGAACACGACAAACTCGCCTTGAGATTAGCCATCATCCTGACTCGGTTGCTTCGAGGCCAAAAGCTAAAACTGATAGAACTGTGTCAGGAATTTAATGTCTCTGAGCGCACTTTACAGCGGGACTTCAATACCCGTCGGGGCTACCTGCCACTTGAAAGGCAAGGCAATCACTACTGGTTAAGCGCTGACTATCTCCCTAGACCGAGTAACACTTCAGCACAACAAGTTATGAAGCAAATGGGTATGGATAAACTACTGCCAACCACCGAGGTTGAAGGACGGCTTCCTAACTCTGCCCTCTTATTCAAAGCCAGTGAGCAGCAATTAGACCCTGTACTGACCAGAAAGCTGATACAGGCTATCAGTCAGCAACAAGCCCTCATGCTCAACGTAGCCAATGTGATGATGGAAGTAGAGCCCTACAAGCTGGTCTTTGAACAGGCTCAATGGTACTTGGCTGCAAGCTGGCAAAGGAAATTACAGTCAGTGAAAGCAGGTCAGACACAGGGGATTGAAACAGCGGCCGCCCGACTCGTTTACGCCTATTTTGAGTCCAAAGTTTTTCTCATCAGTCCGGAGCTGTACCGGAAAGCGACAAAGTAG
- the tcdA gene encoding tRNA cyclic N6-threonylcarbamoyladenosine(37) synthase TcdA, whose product MSEGYQNRFGGIARLYGRQGLHNFHQAHVAVVGIGGVGTWAAEALARSGVGRITLIDLDDICVTNTNRQIHALRSTVGQSKVEVMAERIMAINPDCQVEQIEDFITPDNLAQYFVPPKAGGSLDYVIDCIDAVKPKAALIAWCRRHKIRIVTIGGAGGQTDPTQVNITDLAKTYQDPLLAKVRNLLRREYHFSKNVQRRFSVDAVFSTEQLTYPAADGEVCAAKPEAGGTMRMDCASGFGAVTVVTGTFAFVAVSRVLKKLAALTTDELQANRTTSI is encoded by the coding sequence ATGTCTGAGGGATATCAGAATCGGTTTGGTGGTATTGCGCGTTTGTATGGCCGCCAAGGATTGCATAATTTTCATCAGGCCCATGTCGCTGTGGTGGGAATAGGCGGTGTTGGCACTTGGGCGGCTGAAGCGTTAGCTCGTAGTGGTGTTGGACGAATTACCCTGATCGATTTAGACGATATCTGTGTTACCAATACCAACCGGCAAATTCATGCGCTGCGAAGTACTGTTGGGCAATCCAAAGTTGAGGTGATGGCTGAGCGTATTATGGCGATTAATCCGGACTGCCAAGTGGAGCAGATTGAAGATTTTATTACCCCAGATAATTTGGCCCAGTACTTTGTACCACCCAAAGCGGGAGGGAGTTTGGATTATGTCATTGATTGTATTGATGCGGTTAAGCCTAAGGCGGCGCTGATTGCTTGGTGTCGTCGACATAAAATTCGCATTGTCACCATTGGCGGCGCTGGTGGTCAGACAGATCCAACCCAAGTCAATATAACCGATTTGGCTAAAACCTATCAGGATCCTTTATTGGCAAAAGTGCGTAACTTGCTGCGGCGGGAATACCATTTTTCTAAAAATGTGCAGCGTCGATTTTCTGTCGATGCGGTCTTTTCTACCGAACAATTAACCTACCCTGCCGCCGATGGTGAGGTTTGCGCGGCAAAACCAGAAGCGGGTGGTACGATGCGGATGGATTGTGCTTCTGGTTTTGGTGCTGTGACGGTTGTAACCGGCACATTTGCCTTTGTCGCGGTTAGCCGAGTGCTGAAAAAACTTGCTGCACTTACAACTGATGAGTTGCAGGCTAATCGAACAACATCGATTTAA
- a CDS encoding DUF3149 domain-containing protein encodes MAFWLELLFGNPIGLMSMTVIFTTLAIISYLGWMFIKKSAPQNQ; translated from the coding sequence ATGGCATTTTGGCTGGAACTATTATTTGGTAACCCTATTGGATTGATGTCTATGACGGTCATTTTTACCACCTTAGCCATTATTAGTTATTTGGGATGGATGTTTATCAAAAAGTCCGCCCCACAAAATCAATAA
- a CDS encoding superinfection exclusion B family protein → MLKMKFAGLPDMDTGKLAFNSMLWLVTVTVALLTLPESLLSLLGIGNWVNQYNHFIGLGMLVGLTYFAAKVINILLDEAIRYLSNKRIEEHIELKVSLLDLSERALLREFFLQGATIVTLPQQEPAVQSLLQSGIIECLGNEQPLHVHGIGADYKISLKARGHLNRQVLGLPPGQPSAEEMRALIKTRPAFISNLMPSRKHAA, encoded by the coding sequence ATGTTGAAAATGAAATTCGCGGGCTTACCCGATATGGATACCGGCAAATTGGCATTTAACAGCATGTTGTGGCTGGTAACAGTTACTGTGGCATTACTGACGTTACCTGAGTCGCTACTCAGTCTGTTAGGGATCGGCAATTGGGTTAATCAGTATAATCATTTTATTGGTTTAGGCATGTTAGTCGGGCTGACTTACTTTGCGGCCAAAGTGATCAATATTTTGTTGGATGAAGCCATACGTTATTTGAGCAATAAACGGATAGAGGAGCATATTGAACTGAAAGTGAGTTTGTTGGATCTCTCCGAGCGTGCATTGTTGCGGGAATTTTTTTTACAGGGGGCAACGATAGTGACTCTGCCACAACAAGAGCCAGCAGTGCAGAGCTTATTGCAGTCAGGCATTATAGAATGTCTCGGGAATGAACAACCCCTGCATGTGCATGGCATCGGGGCTGATTATAAAATCAGCCTTAAGGCTCGTGGTCACCTCAATCGTCAGGTGTTGGGATTACCGCCTGGGCAGCCAAGCGCGGAGGAAATGCGGGCACTGATTAAAACTCGCCCGGCATTTATCAGTAATTTGATGCCAAGCCGTAAACATGCTGCCTAA